The following proteins are encoded in a genomic region of Cryptococcus neoformans var. neoformans JEC21 chromosome 2 sequence:
- a CDS encoding pre-mRNA splicing factor, putative, with product MPRSPYRSSNRSYRSPSPSRYDRSHPSSSSRRQDDRKASRYDDDYSRDRERDRERERDRTRDYRDRDRDYDRRRDKDRYRDDDRDRRRRDDKDDRRREERDRGSDRKRDSERRSPMSTIRVDPIVSLASPVPETEEEKKRKAKERLETWKRQRALKEGKSAAATPEPKSTAPPPVTSGLPPKPTAFSLSRIGLPLKPTNPTPLKRSMAALDDEDTSDRKLQKLDLPDFDPEVQSGDAAQVGSIGADLAVADGDEDDDTVVKKEEEKEEKMDIDKKAEEDEEEDPLDAFMRDNVQQVVEVNKADAKRMGLRVAEDGSDDENQGQVVEKDKLAEAEALLQQAAAKSRKKDLPPPDHSKIDYEPFRKAFYVPPVEVLEMDEEEAELVRLEMDGIKIRGQDAPKPVRNWGAFGLPQGCLDVIKHQGWETPTSIQAQAIPAIMSGRDVIGIAKTGSGKTVAFLLPMLRHVRDQRPVSGSEGPIAVVMSPTRELASQIYKECQPFLKVLNIRASCCVGGSSISEDIAAMKKGAEVVICTPGRMIDLLTANNGRVTNVRRTTYIVMDEADRMFDMGFEPQVMKIINNVRPSAQKVLFSATFPKTMESLARRILVKPLEITVGGRSVVAPEIDQRVEVRDGDTKFTRLLEILGEMGEEHKDEDDFRTLIFVDRQESADDLFRELLQRGYVCASLHGGKEQVDRDEAIKNFKNGDVPIIVATSVAARGLDVKELKLVINYDAPNHMEDYVHRAGRTGRAGNKGTCITFITPEQERFSVDIVRALEASKAFIPDDLKKMSDSFLGKIKSGKARAAGSGYSGKGLERIERRREEKDRAEKTTYGDTSEALSLSSREGAVIPYKAKTNEFKPPETSHKGEADYTFTEIKVDIVNGPAPDRVSSQPVFNPKNAVASLPAQTLAALEKAKKEGRGVDAANLANVVAKLTQSIELTKAEKLGLAAATSAPRLAPGARTKDPDATDWHAIFPINDYPQKARWKATNKEQMTLLQEVSGASITMRGRFYPPGEEPALGGEPKLSLLIESNDEMRVRAAVEEIRRVLVEGSVQALNAVDRAGASGGRYAV from the exons ATGCCTAGATCACCGTATAGATCATCGAACAGGAGCTATCGCAGCCCCTCGCCTTCCCGGTACGACCGATCTCACCCGAGCTCCTCTTCTAGACGTCAAGACGACCGAAAAGCCTCGAGGTACGACGACGATTATTCGAGGGACCGAGAGAGAGAtagggaaagggaaagggataGGACTAGAGACTACAGGGATAGAGATAGGGATTATGATAGGAGGCGAGATAAGGACAGATATCGTGATGATGACCGAGACAGACGGAGGAGAGACGATAAAGATGACAGGcggcgagaagagagggatcGAGGTTCTGACCGCAAGAGAGATTCTGAGAGGAGATCTCCTATGTCGACCATTCGTGTGGATCCTATTGTATCATTAGCTTCACCTGTTCCGGAaactgaagaggagaagaaacgaAAGGCAAAAGAGAGACTGGAAACTTGGAAGCGCCAGCGTGCCTTGAAGGAGGGCAAGTCTGCAGCTGCAACACCTGAGCCGAAGAGCACTGCACCTCCCCCCGTTACCT CTGGCCTGCCGCCTAAACCTAccgccttttccctctctcgTATCGGTCTCCCACTCAAACCCACAAATCCAACGCCACTCAAACGTAGCATGGCTGCTCTTGACGACGAAGATACATCTGACCGCAAACTTCAGAAGCTCGATCTACCTGATTTTGATCCTGAAGTCCAGTCAGGAGACGCGGCTCAGGTGGGCTCCATTGGTGCAGACTTGGCAGTggcggatggagatgaagatgatgatacggtggtgaaaaaggaggaggagaaggaggagaagatggataTAGACAAgaaagcggaagaagatgaggaagaggaccCGTTGGATGCGTTCATGAGAGACAACGTGCAGCAGGTCGTAGAGGTGAACAAGGCGGACGCCAAGCGAATGGGGTTGCGGGTTGCTGAGGATGGCAGCGACGACGAAAATCAGGGACAAGTCgtggagaaggataagcTTGCCGAAGCGGAGGCGTTGTTGCA ACAAGCTGCGGCTAAATCACGCAAGAaagatcttcctcctcctgacCATTCCAAGATCGACTATGAACCTTTCCGCAAGGCTTTCTACGTACCGCCTGTTGAAGTattggagatggatgaggaagaggctgagTTAGTGCGTTTGGAAATGGACGGCATCAAAATTCGAGGACAGGATGCTCCAAAGCCAGTTAGGAACTGGGGCGCCTTTGGCCTGCCTCAGGGGTG CCTCGATGTAATCAAGCACCAAGGTTGGGAAACACCCACGTCCATTCAAGCTCAGGCTATCCCAGCTATAATGTCCGGCCGAGACGTCATCGGTATTGCTAAAACCGGTTCCGGTAAGACTGTTGCTTTCCTCTTGCCAATGCTCCGTCACGTTCGCGACCAAAGGCCTGTGTCCGGTAGTGAAGGGCCTATTGCGGTTGTCATGTCACCTACCAGGGAGTTGGCCTCTCAGATTTACAAAGAATGCCAGCCCTTTCTTAAGGTGCTCAACATTAGG GCTTCCTGCTGCGTCGGCGGTTCGTCAATTAGTGAGGATATCGCTGCCATGAAGAAAGGTGCCGAAGTGGTTATTTGCACTCCTGGCCGAATGATTGACCTTCTCACCGCCAATAACGGCCGAGTCACAAACGTCCGACGCACCACTTACATCGTTATGGATGAGGCCGACCGAATGTTTGATATGGGCTTTGAACCTCAAGTCATGAAAATTATCAATAATGTTAGACCGAGCGCCCAGAAGGTTCTATTCTCAGCAACATTCCCCAAGACAATGGAATCACTTGCGAGGAGAATTTTGGTGAAGCCTTTGGAGATCACAGTCGGAGGCAGAAGTGTTGTTGCACCCGAAATTGACCAGCGTGTCGAAGTGCGTGATGGTGATACGAAGTTCACACGTTTGCTTGAAATTCTTGGTGAGATGGGCGAGGAGCAcaaggacgaagatgatttCCGCACCCTTATCTTTGTAGACCGTCAAGAAAGTGCGGATGATCTATTTAGAGAACTGCTACAGAGAGGTTATGTCTGTGCTTCACTGCACGGCGGTAAAGAGCAGGTCGATCGAGATGAAGCGATCAAAAACTTCAAGAATGGTGATGTGCCTATAATTGTGGCGACTTCAGTAGCGGCAAGGGGTTTGGATGTAAAAGAGTTGAAGCTTGTCATT AATTATGACGCACCTAACCATATGGAAGACTATGTTCATCGTGCTGGCCGAACAGGTCGTGCGGGGAACAAAGGCACTTGCATAACATTTATCACGCCGGAGCAGGAAAGGTTCTCCGTCGACATCGTACGAGCTTTGGAAGCGAGTAAGGCATTCATCCCCGATGACCTGAAAAAGATGTCGGATT CATTCCTCGGTAAGATCAAGTCTGGCAAAGCCCGAGCAGCTGGTAGTGGATACAGTGGTAAAGGTCTCGAGCGAATCGAACGCCGTCGGGAGGAGAAAGACCGAGCTGAAAAGACCACCTACGGCGATACGTCTGAAGCCCTGTCACTCTCCTCGCGTGAGGGTGCTGTCATCCCCTACAAAGCCAAGACGAATGAGTTCAAGCCTCCAGAGACCTCTCACAAGGGTGAAGCAGACTATACATTCACAGAAATCAAGGTTGATATCGTCAATGGCCCTGCGCCGGACCGCGTGTCCTCTCAACCTGTATTTAACCCGAAGAACGCCGTGGCCTCTTTGCCAGCACAAACACTGGCGGCactggagaaggcaaagaaggagggccGAGGCGTAGATGCGGCGAATCTGGCAAATGTGGTGGCCAAACTTACCCAATCTATCGAACTCACCAAAGCCGAGAAACTTGGTCTGGCGGCAGCCACCTCTGCACCTCGTCTTGCTCCTGGTGCGAGAACAAAAGATCCCGACGCTACCGACTGGCATGCTATTTTCCCCATCAATGATTACCCTCAAAAGGCTCGTTGGAAGGCTACCAATAAGGAGCAAATGACTTTGCTGCAAGAAGTTTCAGGAGCAAGTATCACAATGCGAGGCAGATTTTACCCGCCTGGGGAGGAACCTGCGTTGGGTGGTGAACCCAAGTTGAGTCTGTTGATAGAGAGCAACGACGAAATGAGAGTGAGGGCTGCTGTAGAAGAAATTCGAAGGGTGCTGGTCGAAGGATCAGTACAAGCACTTAATGCGGTCGATAGAGCGGGTGCGAGTGGCGGGAGGTACGCTGTGTAG
- a CDS encoding hormone-sensitive lipase, putative: MIDQLLGRPSPNLRRSQVFIVLFFCIWRLYKGDGAPRPFPSRTESAFAPGPSGRRGLKARDKAGKSWIWRLWVQLVGKRAVAWIGKLNERLKHFTPYQLILATLTLVYALRHFDDLLGISAPEPLAKMYTRSYYRATYVNTAFDAGFSIAMNIRPKWLKDICSMLFSAYYLAYASEGDEVLRRFRAVCSVEMLRTTWEKTKNPYIRLITSSHRVRLPIVRTVTIARPSNSSRSSLPPVKAMLFFPGSEEELASATELIVDFPGGGFIAMGPECHEERLRIWAKRTGKPVLGVDYGKAPEYPYPWAIEEGFDAYRTLMETKGEVIGITSGKLGIVLTGDSAGGNICATIMLRILEHPTGIPKPVSMILAYPALDFNFTSWMSPQNLRVLRTEQSETQIPGLVHGKDHMRHKAPLSVVDDLEDRTRKSGSSKQKSWAKTLSGKLPGEEEDTHEEDDEEEVQNARWDQRRDAEKSLAERVKTPREERRFEFTLLDSPAPLEGKEEQDLQVNEMVETKRKKVPIGTRLTMTSRVGYFQDRIISPSMMRAMAILYIGPARNPDFETDYYISPILAPPHLLAHFPPVYFISGERDPFVDDTVIFSGKIREAKRARKAQAETAALSNPFKFGETLRMSSGKRGGKSFAAKMDTPDPILSELDDDWVQMRIIEGWGHGFMQMSSLMREVDPVLMEMADWIDESFEKAKEKQMDLEKLQAAKMAIPASPLSEDGSRTPVEAALLNNSITAHSVHIKPSREYGEATPGQASKGGDLGTAFAGDGEVDDGKDNMVTFTPKTKKRIPPPSNFHTVPRRPSKESLALQRSPSAPKFDADETGSSGEAMTIQTPPLVNSAKRFLSVQGTPKGSGAFAFFGSGKSAPTSKPRSGRISPTLFGIPRISPSPAGINGAPVTESNTNKITRPPLSGAASAPDKPKKGLVAAAVASARAASPALAAAGFAPQSVGNVSEAELLRRRRMEAVYGIGETKDGTGNEVDE, encoded by the exons ATGATCGACCAACTCCTCGGCCGCCCGTCTCCAAACCTCCGCCGTTCACAGGTAttcatcgtcctcttcttctgcataTGGCGGTTGTACAAAGGTGACGGCGCACCTCGGCCCTTTCCCTCAAGGACAGAGTCAGCGTTCGCCCCAGGGCCTAGTGGACGGCGGGGGCTAAAAGCGAGAGATAAGGCTGGAAAATCGTGGATATGGAGACTATGGGTTCAATTAGTTGGGAAAAGGGCGGTGGCGTGGATTGGCAAGCTCAATGAGCGACTGA AACATTTTACGCCTTATCAGCTGATATTGGCCACTTTGACACTGGTGTATGCCTTGAGACACTTCGATGATCTGCTAGGAATCAGTG CGCCTGAACCTTTAGCAAAGATG TATACCCGGTCGTACTATCGCGCGACATACGTCAACACAGCATTCGATGCGGGCTTCTCTATAGCCATGAACATACGGCCCAAATGGTTGAAGGACATTTGTAGCATGTTGTTCTCCGCCTATTACCTTGCCTATGCCAGTGAAGGCGATGAGGTT CTCAGGCGGTTCCGAGCCGTATGCTCTGTGGAAATGCTTCGGACTACATGggagaagacaaagaatcCCTAT ATTCGCCTCATAACATCGAGCCATCGTGTCCGTTTGCCTATAGTCCGAACAGTCACCATTGCTCGCCCTTCTAATTCATCAAGATCCTCATTACCACCTGTCAAGGCAATGCTCTTTTTCCCAGGttcagaagaggagctTGCGTCTGCTACAGAGCTCATTGTAGACTTTCCAGGGGGCGGTTTTATAGCAATGGGTCCCGAATGTCATGAGGAGAGATTGCGCATATGGGCTAAACGAACAGGAAAGCCCGTACTAGGTGTGGATTACGGGAAGGCCCCGGAAT ATCCATATCCGTGGGCAATAGAGGAAGGCTTTGACGCCTATCGCACCCTTATGGAGACGAAAGGAGAAGTTATCGGCATCACGAGCGGCAAGCTGGGGATTGTACTGACAGGCGACTCTGC AGGAGGTAACATCTGTGCCACCATTATGCTACGTATCCTTGAACACCCTACTGGCATCCCGAAACCCGTCTCCATGATTCTTGCTTACCCCGCTCTCGATTTCAATTTCACTTCCTGGATGTCCCCTCAAAATCTTCGCGTCCTTCGCACTGAGCAAAGCGAGACACAAATACCTGGTCTCGTCCATGGGAAAGACCACATGCGTCATAAAGCGCCGCTGAGCGTGGTTGATGATCTGGAAGATAGAACCAGAAAAAGCGGGAGTAGCAAGCAGAAGAGCTGGGCAAAGACGCTTTCAGGCAAGCTTCCCGGA gaagaagaggatacacacgaggaagacgacgaagaagaggttcaGAATGCCCGGTGGGATCAAAGGAGAGACGCAGAAAAGTCTCTGGCAGAAAGGGTAAAAACTCctcgagaagaaagaagatttGAGTTTACCCTACTAGATTCACCTGCTCCTCtagagggaaaggaagaacaaGATTTGCAAGTGAACGAGATGGTGGAaacgaagaggaaaaaggtgCCTATTGGTACCAGATTGACAATGACAAGCCGAGTGGGATACTTCCAGGATAGGATCATCTCTCCTAGCATG ATGCGTGCCATGGCTATACTTTACATTGGTCCCGCTCGTAACCCAGACTTTGAAACGGATTACTATATCTCTCCAATCCTTGCgcctcctcatctcctcgcTCATTTTCCTCCGGTATATTTCATTTCTGGCGAGCGCGACCCATTCGTGGACGATACAGTGATTTTCTCTGGCAAAATTAGAGAAGCTAAGCGAGCTCGCAAAGCCCAAGCCGAGACCGCCGCTCTGAGCAATCCGTTCAAGTTCGGAGAAACGCTTCGGATGAGCTCTGGGAAACGCGGAGGGAAATCCTTCGCTGCGAAGATGGATACACCTGACCCAATATTGTCAGAGCTGGATGATGACTGGGTTCAAATGAGGATAATCGAAGGATGGGGGCACGGGTTCATGCAAATGTCGTCATTGATGCGTGAAGTGGACCCCGTGTTGATGGAGATGGCAGACTGGATTGACGAATCATTTGaaaaggcgaaggagaaACAAATGGATCTGGAAAAATTACAAGCGGCTAAGATGGCAATTCCGGCTTCTCCACTATCTGAGGACGGCAGTCGCACGCCTGTGGAAGCCGccctcctcaacaacagTATCACTGCCCATTCTGTCCATATCAAGCCCTCACGAGAGTATGGTGAGGCCACCCCTGGTCAAGCATCCAAGGGGGGTGATCTCGGCACAGCCTTTGCgggtgatggagaagtAGATGACGGCAAAGACAATATGGTGACATTTACCCCCAAAACTAAAAAGAGGATTCCGCCACCCTCGAATTTCCACACGGTGCCGCGTCGACCGTCTAAAGAATCCCTTGCACTGCAGCGCTCTCCATCTGCGCCCAAGTTTGATGCGGACGAGACTGGGTCGTCAGGAGAGGCTATGACGATCCAAACGCCACCTCTTGTCAACTCTGCTAAGCGTTTCTTGTCAGTACAGGGTACGCCCAAAGGTTCGGGTGCCTTTGCATTCTTTGGTTCCGGAAAGAGTGCACCTACATCCAAACCCCGTTCTGGAAGGATCTCTCCTACCCTCTTTGGTATTCCTCGGATATCCCCGTCGCCTGCGGGAATAAACGGTGCCCCAGTTACTGAGAGTAATACAAACAAGATAACTAGGCCGCCTCTATCAGGGGCTGCATCTGCACCGGACAAACCCAAGAAGGGTCTCGTTGCTGCAGCAGTCGCCAGCGCCCGCGCTGCCAGTCCTGCATTAGCTGCTGCAGGTTTTGCCCCTCAGAGCGTGGGTAACGTATCAGAAGCTGAATTATTGcgcaggagaaggatggaggcAGTTTATGGCATCGGGGAGACTAAAGATGGGACTGGTAATGAAGTGGACGAATAA
- a CDS encoding expressed protein, translating to MLPQRPPWVVKDIANILGLDDESVKQMIVPDLESQNIEPRLRTHLQDFLGPSQAAKDFTSRYLALRFPSLTNTPSSVPNTQLTPDADILKSKAKAKTPAHVSTPTAGSSSGISTKEFEAAFGPGGKVYMKNRNADDTSFQIGRSSQPGGSRSGSNTPLSRQRQGGAISVSIVEKPKSSAGVGSGKGKGKVEKIWDVPKSKEVKKIEAIIASLRSIQESGPKPGEGYNCFCQARMHPLSPYTPICQTCALIICKLHAPHLPCPSCAQPLYNPAQLTRLILKVETDLEDQMEKERVEELERERERQEMLQAESGGGQFPSLASGSASATGTNNVPLGGARKVISIGAKDKGKGRATVTTTTYRTGSSAPSPRLTTPPPENIMPRPRSIPVDRIKAEKELTKVLSWRKEEGKPWGDMKAEKRGNAMKYVGVDVIVMSQVNENTMGRRRKGKLKTGEAGRVVPGAQTKA from the exons ATGCTTCCTCAACGCCCCCCCTGGGTTGTCAAAGATATTGCTAACATCTTAGGCCTCG ACGATGAATCGGTGAAGCAAATGATCGTGCCCGACCTCGAGAGCCAGAATATTGAACCCAGGCTTCGCACACATTTACAA GATTTCTTAGGTCCCTCCCAAGCAGCAAAAGACTTCACTTCCCGTTATCTCGCTCTAcgcttcccatccctcaccaacactccttcttcagtTCCTAACACTCAGCTTACTCCCGATGCCGATATACTCAAATCAAAAGCAAAAGCGAAGACACCCGCTCATGTCTCCACTCCCACTGCCGGTAGCAGCTCTGGTATTAGTACCAAAGAGTTTGAGGCGGCGTTTGGCCCTGGTGGGAAGGTATATATGAAAAATAGGAATGCCGACGATACATCTTTCCAAATCGGAAGGTCTTCTCAACCAGGTGGGTCCCGGTCGGGATCCAACACTCCTTTATCCAGGCAGAGGCAAGGCGGGGCGATATCTGTCAGTATCGTGGAAAAGCCCAAGTCATCCGCGGGAGTCGGAAGtggaaaaggcaagggcaaagTGGAAAAGATTTGGGATGTACCCAAGAGCAAAGAGGTCAAAAAGATTGAAGCGATCATTGCAAGTTTGAGAAGTATTCAGGAAAGTGGGCCAAAGCCCGGTGAAGGTTACAACTGTTTTTGTCAGG CTCGGATGCACCCTCTATCACCATACACTCCTATTTGTCAAACATGCGCTCTCATTATCTGCAAGTTGCATGcgcctcatcttccttgcccttcttgcgCCCAACCCCTTTACAATCCCGCCCAACTTACccgcctcatcctcaaggtGGAAACTGACCTCGAAGATcagatggagaaggagcgtGTCGAAGAGCTGGAGCGTGAACGTGAGAGACAGGAAATGTTGCAAGCAGAAAGCGGCGGTGGACAATTTCCTAGCTTGGCCTCCGGGTCAGCTAGCGCAACAGGGACAAACAACGTACCCCTCGGAGGAGCCAGGAAAGTTATCTCAATTGGGGCAAAAGACAAGGGGAAAGGTCGAGCCACGGTTACCACTACCACGTACCGTACTGGGTCCTCTGCACCGTCTCCTCGCCTCACAACTCCACCGCCGGAGAATATCATGCCTCGCCCACGTTCAATACCTGTTGATCGGATTAAGGCCGAGAAGGAACTTACGAAGGTCCTCagttggaggaaggaggaaggcaagCCGTGGGGTGACATGAAGGCAGAGAAAAGGGGAAATGCAATGAAATATGTCGGGGTGGACGTAATTGTGATGAGTCAAGTCAATGAGAACACCatgggaaggagaagaaagggaaagctGAAGACTGGAGAAGCAGGAAGGGTCGTACCAGGAGCTCAAACCAAAGCGTAA